Proteins from a genomic interval of Solea solea chromosome 10, fSolSol10.1, whole genome shotgun sequence:
- the zgc:172076 gene encoding zgc:172076, which produces MWKVKPTVFFPLETKYRAILESLVPPDPMDQFHLNRGSVEAEFPDLCRNFTRMGRILTLDLYRRQFYRCTQSGVVFDDIIRPGLEEPGEWAGPVSVGCVAGDAQSYVLFCDFFDRVIEAHHKHKVTRSTPESDFNYDNLKGGDDLDRSYAVRCEVSVVRGVDDFCFPTHCSRGERRQLLTLARRVFQWFEEAVLPGRLFLLEELNKDQQRELKLSPPSSLQLRTGVTRDWPDARAVWLSKDGRLVVWLNMDDHVRLVTTRDDADVAEAFKCVCINLQKLAVKYGELKHPFTWKQQLGWVSSSPADVGTGLRVSVHLRLRLLPQHTRLQDVLKRLRLHMDRTESSEVYVLSNGATFGPSEVELTQLVVDGVKLLIAMEKRLEEVRDIEELVPAQK; this is translated from the exons ATGTGGAAGGTCAAAC ctactgttttttttcctctggagaCGAAATACAGAGCAATTCTGGAG AGTCTGGTTCCTCCTGACCCGATGGATCAGTTCCACCTGAACAGAGGTTCTGTGGAGGCGGAGTTTCCTGACCTGTGCAGGAACTTCACCAGGATGGGGCGGATCCTCACGCTGGACTTGTACCGTCGACAGTTTTACCGCTGCACGCAGAGTGGCGTTGTCTTCGATGACATCATCCGCCCGGGCCTGGAGGAACCAG gtgAGTGGGCGGGGCCCGTGTCAGTCGGATGTGTTGCGGGCGACGCCCAGTCCTACGTCCTGTTCTGCGATTTCTTCGACCGCGTCATTGAGGCGCATCACAAACACAAGGTCACAAGATCAACGCCAGAGAGCGACTTCAACTATGATAACCTGAAG GGCGGCGATGATTTGGACAGATCGTACGCCGTGCGCTGTGAGGTGAGCGTCGTTCGCGGTGTGGACGACTTCTGCTTTCCGACGCACTGCAGCCGAGGGGAGCGCAGACAACTCCTCACCCTGGCCAGGAGAG TTTTTCAGTGGTTTGAGGAGGCGGTGCTTCCAGGTCGACTCTTCTTATTGGAGGAGCTGAACAAGGATCAGCAGAGAGAACTGAAGCTGAGTCCTCCATCGTCTCTGCAGCTTCGCACCGGCGTCACCCGCGACTGGCCTGATGCTCGAGCTGTGTG GCTGAGTAAAGATGGCCGCCTGGTGGTGTGGCTCAACATGGACGACCACGTCAGACTGGTGACCACACGTGACGACGCTGACGTCGCAGAAGCTTTTAAATGCGTCTGCATCAACCTGCAGAAG TTGGCGGTGAAGTACGGCGAGCTCAAACACCCGTTCACCTGGAAGCAGCAGCTTGGATGGGTGTCGAGCTCACCGGCCGACGTGGGGACGGGTCTAAGGGTCAGCGTCCACCTCAGACTGAGGCTCCTCCCACAACACACACGCCTGCAGGACGTTCTGAAGAGACTGCGACTCCACATGGACAGAACAG AATCCTCGGAGGTTTATGTCCTGAGCAACGGGGCGACCTTTGGCCCGAGCGAGGTGGAGCTGACGCAGCTGGTGGTGGACGGTGTCAAACTTCTCATCGCCATGGAGAAAAGGCTGGAGGAGGTCAGAGACATCGAGGAGCTCGTACCTGCGCAGAAGTAG
- the mark1 gene encoding serine/threonine-protein kinase MARK1, with translation MSGRKPLTPVSESEQTPVLKCSDGLPTPPAPPTKLSSRQVVAPSRSSTMSLADEQPHVGNYRLMKTIGKGNFAKVKLARHTLTGREVAIKIIDKTQLNPTSLQKLFREVSVMKILNHPNIVKLFEVIETEKTLYLVMEYASGGEVFDYLVAHGRMKEKEARAKFRQIVSAVQYCHHKRIVHRDLKAENLLLDADMNIKIADFGFSNEFTLGSKLDTFCGSPPYAAPELFQGKKYDGPEVDVWSLGVILYTLVSGSLPFDGQNLKELRERVLRGKYRIPFYMSTDCENLLKKLLVLNPGKRGNLQQIMKDRWMNVGYDNEDLKPFTEPEQDFNDLERIELMATMGFPQEEVMKALDGPKYNELTATYLLLGRKTAEFEGTESLSSTNLVQRSRPCSDFNGSSQSPAHSRSAAANQKHRRFSDHVAPSIPPPVSYTKRCHANSVESERRAEPASPMGAPDRRKSATASGSITRRNTYVYERTNTERHSVVIPNGKDSSLPEVPAASPSPSPGATVSSSRPRHVKSMSASGHPMKSMLPPIDDSAEYQSSAHQAPPSSPSAFSVTSSSTTPDRSRFPRGSSTRSTFDGAQLRDRRPATYNGPPASPSLSQHAAAAPHRGTSASLIGKITSKFVRRSLSGESKDEGRDSKPRSLRFTWSMKTTSSMEPGDMMKEIRRVLDANNCDYEQRERYLLFCVHGDARQDSLVQWEMEVCKLPRLSLNGVRFKRISGTSIAFKNIASKVANELRL, from the exons ATGTCCGGCAGGAAGCCTCTGACCCCGGTCAGCGAGTCCGAGCAGACGCCGGTG CTAAAGTGTTCAGATGGACTCCCCACTCCGCCGGCTCCACCCACCAAACTGTCGAGTCGCCAGGTGGTGGCGCCGTCTCGCAGCTCCACGATGTCGCTCGCTGACGAGCAGCCGCACGTCGGAAACTATCGTCTGATGAAAACCATCGGCAAAGGAAACTTCGCCAAAGTGAAGCTGGCGCGTCACACGCTGACCGGCCGAGAG GTCGCCATCAAAATCATTGACAAAACGCAGCTGAACCCGACAAGTCTACAGAAG CTCTTTAGAGAAGTCAGTGTGATGAAGATCCTGAACCACCCAAACATTG tgaAGCTGTTTGAGGTCATCGAGACGGAGAAAACTCTGTACCTGGTGATGGAGTACGCCAGCGGAG GTGAAGTCTTTGATTATCTCGTCGCTCACGGACGAATGAAGGAGAAAGAGGCCAGAGCCAAGTTTCgccag attGTTTCTGCAGTTCAGTACTGTCACCACAAGAGGATCGTACACAGAGACctcaag GCGGAGAACCTGCTTCTCGACGCCGACATGAACATAAAAATCGCAGACTTCGGCTTCAGTAACGAGTTCACGCTCGGCAGCAAACTGGACACGTTCTGTGGTTCTCCTCCGTACGCTGCACCCGAACTCTTCCAG GGGAAGAAGTACGACGGGCCAGAGGTGGACGTGTGGAGTCTGGGTGTGATTCTCTACACGCTGGTCAGCGGCTCGCTGCCCTTTGACGGACAGAACCTGAAG gaGCTCAGGGAGCGTGTCCTCAGAGGAAAGTACCGGATTCCCTTCTACATGTCGACCGACTGTGAGAACCTGCTCAAGAAGCTGCTAGTCCTGAACCCTGGGAAACGAGGAAAcctgcag CAAATCATGAAAGATCGATGGATGAACGTCGGCTACGATAACGAGGATCTGAAACCGTTTACTGAACCGGAGCAGGACTTTAACGACCTGGAACGCAtcg AGCTAATGGCGACGATGGGTTTCCCGCAGGAGGAAGTGATGAAAGCGCTGGACGGTCCGAAGTACAACGAGCTAACGGCGACGTACCTGCTGCTGGGCAGGAAAACTGCTGAG TTTGAAGGCACTGAGTCTTTGTCCAGCACTAACCTGGTTCAAAGGTCAAGACCCTGTAGCGACTTCAACGGCTCCAGTCAGAGTCCCGCCCACTCTCGCAgcgcagcagccaatcagaagcaCCGGAGGTTCAGCGATCACG tgGCGCCCTCTATCCCCCCGCCTGTCTCCTACACCAAGCGTTGCCACGCCAACAGCGTAGAGAGCGAGAGGAGGGCGGAGCCTGCCTCACCGATGGGAGCTCCAGACCGCAGGAAATCAGCCACTGCCTCAGGG AGCATCACTCGCAGAAACACGTACGTTTACGAGCGGACGAACACTGAACGCCATTCTGTGGTGATTCCTAACGGGAAAGACAGCAG tctTCCCGAGGTTCCTGCGGCATCTCCGTCACCATCGCCCGGGGCGACCGTCTCCTCCTCACGCCCCCGTCACGTGAAGTCCATGTCGGCGTCGGGTCACCCCATGAAGTCCATGCTGCCTCCCATCGACGACAGCGCCGAGTATCAGAG CTCCGCCCACCAGGCCCCGCCCTCCTCGCCCTCAGCCTTCAgcgtcaccagcagcagcacaacgCCGGACCGGAGTCGTTTCCCCCGCGGCTCCTCCACCCGCTCCACCTTCGACGGCGCTCAGCTGCGAGACCGACGACCCGCCACCTACAACGGCCCGCCGGCCTCGCCCAGCCTGTCGCAGCACGCCGCCGCCGCGCCGCACCGCGGCACCTCGGCCTCACTCATCGGAAAGATCACTTCCAAATTCGTACGCAG GAGTTTATCGGGTGAATCCAAGGACGAGGGGCGGGACTCCAAGCCTCGCTCGCTGCGGTTCACATGGAGCATGAAGACCACGTCGTCCATGGAGCCGGGCGACATGATGAAGGAGATCCGCAGGGTTCTGGACGCCAACAACTGTGATTACGAGCAGCGCGAGCGCTACCTGCTGTTCTGCGTCCACGGCGACGCGCGGCAGGACAGTCTGGTCCAGTGGGAGATGGAGGTGTGCAAGTTGCCCCGCCTCTCACTCAATGGCGTGCGCTTCAAGAGGATCTCGGGGACGTCCATCGCCTTCAAAAACATCGCCTCGAAAGTAGCAAACGAGCTCAGGCTGTGA